The following coding sequences lie in one Phalacrocorax aristotelis chromosome 2, bGulAri2.1, whole genome shotgun sequence genomic window:
- the PSMG4 gene encoding proteasome assembly chaperone 4 isoform X2, translating to MEAAAGGIALHDFSGRLGEQRVHFHAMRLRDSLFLWVGAAPALASLAVAMCSPRDSIPVAASLLGDPSDTASACLAQRLVARKSHLRKAFPGDGCGGDGAEGLMVWQTGTPAETPLLPQDKAEQGLPVPLHLSASEAALLHRLPGSTYL from the exons atggaggcggcggcgggcggcatCGCCCTGCACGACTTCAGCGGGCGGCTGGGCGAGCAGCGGGTGCACTTCCACGCCATGCGGCTGCGGGACTCGCTCTTCCTCTGGGTGGGCGCCGCGCCCGCCCTCGCCAGCCTGGCCGTCGCCATGTGCAGCCCCCGC GACAGTATCCCGGTGGCCGCCTCGCTCCTGGGGGATCCCTCCGACACCGCCTCCGCTTGCCTGGCCCAGCGCTTGG TGGCCAGGAAGAGCCACCTGAGAAAAGCCTTTCCTGGTGATGGCTGTGGAGGAGATGGGGCCGAGGGGCTGATGGTGTGGCAGACAGGGACCCCAGCAGAGacccctctcctgccccaggaCAAGGCTGAGCAGG GTCTACCTGTCCCCTTGCACTTGTCAGCATCTGAGGCTGCGCTACTGCATCGTCTGCCAGGGAGCACGTATCTCTGA
- the PSMG4 gene encoding proteasome assembly chaperone 4 isoform X1 has protein sequence MEAAAGGIALHDFSGRLGEQRVHFHAMRLRDSLFLWVGAAPALASLAVAMCSPRDSIPVAASLLGDPSDTASACLAQRLVARKSHLRKAFPGDGCGGDGAEGLMVWQTGTPAETPLLPQDKAEQGKHLRVSFLPCCITWYPTPPYKICLAKTFQLCESIWKKIMITEVFIFLGKGAKLELPRQEVSLCFIIVTEAEGQTNFRSRGSPHWRRSVLTTWFQAKTPKSSKSSEFHNFLKNKLLHVPVT, from the exons atggaggcggcggcgggcggcatCGCCCTGCACGACTTCAGCGGGCGGCTGGGCGAGCAGCGGGTGCACTTCCACGCCATGCGGCTGCGGGACTCGCTCTTCCTCTGGGTGGGCGCCGCGCCCGCCCTCGCCAGCCTGGCCGTCGCCATGTGCAGCCCCCGC GACAGTATCCCGGTGGCCGCCTCGCTCCTGGGGGATCCCTCCGACACCGCCTCCGCTTGCCTGGCCCAGCGCTTGG TGGCCAGGAAGAGCCACCTGAGAAAAGCCTTTCCTGGTGATGGCTGTGGAGGAGATGGGGCCGAGGGGCTGATGGTGTGGCAGACAGGGACCCCAGCAGAGacccctctcctgccccaggaCAAGGCTGAGCAGGGTAAGCATCTCCGCGTTTCCTTTCTGCCCTGCTGCATCACCTGGTACCCGACTCCTCCATACAAGATATGCTTAGCAAAAACTTTCCAACTCTGTGAgagcatctggaaaaaaataatgatcaCAGAAGTGTTCATCTTTTTAGGAAAAGGAGCAAAACTGGAGCTGCCAAGGCAGGAAGTTAGTTTGTGTTTTATTATCGTGACAGAGGCAGAGGGCCAGACCAACTTTAGAAGTCGGGGCTCCCCACACTGGAGAAGATCAGTACTGACTACCTGGTTTCaggcaaaaaccccaaaaagcagcaaatcaagtgaatttcataattttttaaaaaataaattgctgcaTGTTCCTGTCACCTAG
- the PSMG4 gene encoding proteasome assembly chaperone 4 isoform X3 — MEAAAGGIALHDFSGRLGEQRVHFHAMRLRDSLFLWVGAAPALASLAVAMCSPRDSIPVAASLLGDPSDTASACLAQRLASKTKKQIFVSYNLQNTDSNFTLLIENRIKEEMMAFPEKF, encoded by the exons atggaggcggcggcgggcggcatCGCCCTGCACGACTTCAGCGGGCGGCTGGGCGAGCAGCGGGTGCACTTCCACGCCATGCGGCTGCGGGACTCGCTCTTCCTCTGGGTGGGCGCCGCGCCCGCCCTCGCCAGCCTGGCCGTCGCCATGTGCAGCCCCCGC GACAGTATCCCGGTGGCCGCCTCGCTCCTGGGGGATCCCTCCGACACCGCCTCCGCTTGCCTGGCCCAGCGCTTGG ccAGCAAGACCAAAAAACAGATATTTGTCAGCTACAATCTTCAAAACACAGACAGCAATTTCACCTTACTCATAGAAAACAGGATCAAAGAAGAAATGATGGCGTTTCCAGAGAAGTTCTGA